TCGTTTCGATTTTCGCAATAAATATTTATCAAAAGTTACTTTTACGAATTTCAGCTTAAACAACAAACCAATTTTTTATGGAAACAAAAACAACTGAAATGGCCTCAAACGCCAACAGACTTTTTTACGCAAGTTGCTTTGCGTTAATTACTACCGCATTCTCTTTTAGTATTAGAGCAGGTATTTTGCCTCAATTAGGAGAGGAGTTAAGCTTAAGTGGTGAACAACTAGGCTTTATAAACTCTATGTGGTTTTTAGGATTTCCTTTGTCTATGGTGGTAGGCGGGTTGGTTTATCATAAAGTAGGTGGAAAGGCAATTATGCAATTTGCATTCTTTGCCCATGCCATTGGTATTATATTAACCATCTATTCAGGAAGCTACGTAGGTCTTCTTATCTCTACTCTTCTTATTGGATTGGGTAACGGCTGTACTGAAGCGGCTTGTAACCCTATGATTGCAGATGCTTACCAAGGAAACAAAATGAGTACCATGATGAACCGTTTTCATATGTGGTTCCCAGGTGGTATTGCTATAGGAAGTCTTATTTCTGGTTTTATGACCGATATGTCATTTAGCTGGGAAAGTCAAATCTGGTTGATTCTTATACCAACGTTAGTATACGCTTATTTGTTCTTTGGACAATCTTGGCCAAAAGCCAAAGTGGAAGAAGCTGCTACTATTGGAGGAAACTTTAAAGCGATGCTTTCTCCTCTTTTTATATTTATGCTTGTTTGTATGGCATTGACCGCCATTTCAGAATTCGGACCAAACCAATGGGTGGGCCTTATCTTATCTAAAAGCGGAGCTAATCCTATGATTATCCTAGCCTTAACTGCAGGTTTAATGGCCGTAGCCAGATTCTTTGGTGGTAGTATGGTGGCAAAATTCAACCAAACCGGGGTTCTTTTAGGTTCTGCAGTTCTTGCCACATTAGGTATATATTTGTTCAGTACGCAAACAGGAACAATGGCTTACGTTGCTGCAATTTTCTTTGCTTTGGGTGTTGCCTATTTCTGGCCAAATATGATTGGTTTTGTTGCCGATAAAATTCCAAAAAGTGGTGCATTAGGTCTTTCGATTGTTGGTGCGGTGGGTATGTTCTCTAGCTCTATATTTCAACCAATTATTGGTGGATGGATTGATTCTGATAAAGCTAAAGCTGCTGCCGAAGGTTTTACAGGAGATGAACTAGATTTAGTATCTGGGCAAGCTACCTTACTTACAATGACCATCTTTCCCGGTATTTTAATCGTCCTTTTTACAGTACTTTATTTCTGGATGAAAAAGAAAAAAGAAAACCCGGAAGCTGAAGTTGCTTAAACTTAAGCATTACATTTTGATATTAAAAAGCCCGGTATATATCGGGCTTTTTTATGCCCCTAATTCATTAACTATCCCTCCTTAAAGATCTGCTATCTTTTACCTCCTGCTTGTTCTAATGTTTAGTTATGAAATACCAAGTGTTCTAAGTTTAAACTAAAACGTATTTATTACAGCATAAATCCCAACACTCTACTCTTGTAATCTTAGAATAACCAAAAGGTAATCAACAAATGTATTACTCAAAGCAAATAATTGGAGTAACATATGGTTTTCTACCTCATATTGACCCTTACAACGCATATGTTATATTGATAAATTTCATAGTTTAAAAATATCAAATTCATTGTTTTAACCTCAAAATATTGAGACTTACATGGTATTGCAACATAATTTTCACTATATGCATCAAATCTTCTATTGCTCATGCAGCCCTTCATATACATTTGCTAGAGTCGGGTCTTCACTAGGCCAGTAATCTAATAATTAACCAACTAAACTCAAAGATTATGATTAAACTTAAACATGCGGTCATTGCATGTCTTGTAATGATTGGGCAGTTTGCCTATTCACAGACTTCCACAATAAGTGGTGTAGTTTCTGATGATAGCGGCACTCCCTTGCCAGGTGCTACAATAATAGTAGCAGGTACAACTAATGGTACAACTACAGATTTTGATGGTAATTACGCTCTTTCTAACGTGAATTCTACCGATAAGTTAGTGATCTCTTATATAGGGATGACCACTCAGACTATCGTAGTAGGGAGTCAAACTTCTATAAATGTTAGTCTACAAGAAGACGCAGAAGCTTTAGATGAGGTGGTTGTAGTTGGTTATGGTACGCAGTCGCGTGCAGAAGTAACTGGTGCCATAGCAACAGTAGGTTCTGAAGAATTAGCTGCATTACCTGTGGCTAGTGCAGATCAAGCCTTACAAGGTAGAGCTGCCGGTGTAACGGTTTTGAACACTGGTTCTCCTGGTAGTGCACCAGTAGTCCGTATTCGTGGCCTAGGTACTATGAACAACAATGACCCATTATATGTTATTGATGGTATCATTGCTGGTGGTTTAGGAGATTTAAATCCTAATGATATCGAATCCATAAACATACTAAAAGATGCTTCTACAACTGCCATTTATGGTTCTTTAGGATCTAATGGTGTTGTAATGGTTACTACAAAAAAAGGAAATAGATCAGGTAAGACAATTATTAATCTTGATGCCTATACAGGTGTTAATTATTCAAACCAACGGTATGATTTATTAGATACGCAGCAATATTTACAGTATGCTCAAGATGCATTTGGTGTTACACCAACTTCTCCTCTTTCACAATCCAACAGTAATACTACAGATTTTCAAGATGCTCTCTTTAGAACAGGTATTATGCAAAAAGTGGATTTTGCTCTATCGGGTGGTGGCGAAAACAATAATTTTAGATTTTCTGCTGGATATATGGACCAAGAAGGTGCTATAATAGAAACTGGGTTTGAAAGATTTTCATTTAGAGCTAACAGCAACTTTACTGTAGGTAAATTCAATTTTGGTGAAACTATGGCAGTTTCATTCCAAACGCAAAATCCAGAAAGAAACCTGGGCACGCGTTCTTTATTAGAGCATGCTATTAAAGCCGCTCCGTATTTACCAATATATAATCCTAATAACTTACAAGGATTTCAAGGGCCAAACAGTGCCTTAGATGGTCAAGATGCCGAAAATCCAATTAGAGTTCAAACCCTTGGCGAACAAATCAATAAATCTTCATCAATTATTGGAAGTGTTTTTGGTGAATTTGAAATCATTGATGGGCTGAAGTTTAAAAGCCAGGTTGGTCTAGATTATAGAAATTCTAATACCGATATTTTTGTACCCTCGTATAACGACGATAGTGAAGGAGCTACGCACAGTTCAACCTTTGCTACAATTACAAAAAATTCTAGCATAAGGAAGTCTATAACAATTACTAACAGTCTAAATTATTCATTCACCTTAAGTGATAAGCATAATTTTGATTTATTGGTTCTTGCAGAAAAACAAGAAACTAAAAACGACCTTTTAAATAGTAATAGTGAAAACCCCATTACAGACGATTTAAATCAAGTATCAAATGAAAAATCGTTTTTACAGTCTCAGACTTTTGAATACAATCGTATTGGCTATTTGGGCAGACTAAATTATAACTTTGATCAAAAGTATATTTTTGCTGCTTCTATTCGTAGAGATGCTTCTTCACGCTTTGGAGAAAACAATCGATGGGGTACTTTTCCTTCTGTTGCATTAGGATGGAATATTGCGAAAGAAAGCTTTCTAACAGATACCGCATTTAACACGCTAAAACTAAGAGGTAGCTGGGGTATTACAGGAAATGATAGAATTGGTGATTACCAATACAGTTCTACGTTGCTTTCCGAGTTCTTCTATCCATTTGGAGACGTTCTCGCTACAGGTACTACACCTGGAGGCCTTGCCAACGCAGATTTAAAATGGGAAGAAACCACCATGAAAAATATTGGATTGGACTTTGGGCTTTTTGATGGGAAATTGACGGGTGCCGTTGAATATTTCAATAATACAAGTGATGACCTATTAATGAGTCGCCCATTGGCCGGCTCACTAGGTATTAACTCAGGTTCTGTAACAGAAAATGTAGGTTCTGTTGAAACCAGCGGTGTTGAATTTAGTCTTGGTTATAATGATTATGATGGAGATTTCACATGGTCGGCCAACCTTAACCTTGGTACCTCAAGCAATGAAGTGAAGTCTTTAGGGTCAAACGAATCACTTTCTGGGGGTACGTTTGAATCACAGAATATTTCTAGAATTGAAGTAGGCGAGCCTTTGTTCTTTTTCTTCGGATATGAAACAGATGGTATATACCAAACACGAGCCGAAGTAGATGCTAATCTAACTCAAACAGCTGTTGACGGGGTATTTCCTGTAAACCCTGGAGATATAAGATTTGTGGACCAAAATGGAGATGGCCAAATTAACGCAGATGATCGAGTAAAAATCGGAAATCCGTATCCAGACTTCACATACGGTTTAAATTTAAACGCAAACTACAAGCAGTTAGATCTTAATCTATTTATATCTGGTGTATCTGGCGTTGATGTTTACAATACTAATATTTATGACTTAGAAGGCATGCCTAGATTATTTAACGCAGGAACGAATGTGTTGAATAGATGGACAGGTCCAGGAACTTCCAACAGCGTACCTGCAGCAGGAGGAAATGATCAGAATTTTAACTCTATTTCAGATCGTTTTGTAGAAGATGGTTCATATGCTAGACTTAAGAATATAACATTGGGATATACATTGGATAATCCAGCTTTAGAGGAATATTTCTCCAAATGTAGAATATATATCAGTGGTCAGAACTTGATTACTATTAGTGACTACTCTGGTTTAGATCCAGAAATAGGGAACCCTTTGACAAACAATGGTGGAAACAGCCAATACGAATTAGGAATCGATAGAGGAAACTATCCACAGCCTAAATCAGTATTACTTGGAGTACAACTATCATTTTAAAAAAAAAGATTATGAAAAAAACTAAAATACTAGTAACGGTCTTAGCAACGATCGGCCTTGTGCTTTCGTGTAATGAAGACTCATTAGAATTAACGAATCCAAACGAGCTTTCGCCAGACACTTTCTTTGCGAACCAAACTCAGGTTCAGTCTGCCGTAAATGCCGTATACTCCAACCTACAAACCAGAGGTCTATATAGCCGTCATATGTTTTTTATGATGGATAATATGTCCCACGAAAATGGGGGGAACAACCAGTTAGAAGCAGATAAACGTCAATATTTAGATTTCTCGTTCGACTCCAGCCATGGTGCTATTGGAGCCTATTGGGAAAGTTGCTACAGAGGCATTAATAAAGCAAATTTCGTTATAGAAAATGAGACCAAAATTAATGAGATTTTACCTTCTCAGATGAGCGACGACTTAAAGAAAAAGGCAATTGGTGAGGCTAAATTCTTGCGTGCATTATTTCATTTCTTTATCGTAACCAGATATGGTGATGCCCCTCTTGTTACCACCTTACCACCTGATGATGGCACTGGTCCTGGTAAAAGTCCTAGCTCTGAAATATATGCGCAAATCATTAAAGACTTACAAGAGGCTATACCTACTTTAAAATCAAAAGGCGATGAAGAGAACGGACGTGCCACTAAAGGAGCTGCACAAGCCTTACTGGGTAAGGTTTATTTATTCTTGGAGCAATATGATGATGCTTTAACCCAATTCTCCGCTTTAAACGGTTATAGCTTAGAAGACAATTACTTTGACAATTTCATGGAAGAAACTGAACATGGTGAAGAGTCTATCTTTGAAATTGAATACAATGATGATTTTGGTACCAGTGCACAATGGAATTCTGACCGTAGCGGTCAAGGTCCTAACGAGGCTACCTTTAGAGGTCAGGAATATGGT
This genomic interval from Zobellia roscoffensis contains the following:
- a CDS encoding MFS transporter; protein product: METKTTEMASNANRLFYASCFALITTAFSFSIRAGILPQLGEELSLSGEQLGFINSMWFLGFPLSMVVGGLVYHKVGGKAIMQFAFFAHAIGIILTIYSGSYVGLLISTLLIGLGNGCTEAACNPMIADAYQGNKMSTMMNRFHMWFPGGIAIGSLISGFMTDMSFSWESQIWLILIPTLVYAYLFFGQSWPKAKVEEAATIGGNFKAMLSPLFIFMLVCMALTAISEFGPNQWVGLILSKSGANPMIILALTAGLMAVARFFGGSMVAKFNQTGVLLGSAVLATLGIYLFSTQTGTMAYVAAIFFALGVAYFWPNMIGFVADKIPKSGALGLSIVGAVGMFSSSIFQPIIGGWIDSDKAKAAAEGFTGDELDLVSGQATLLTMTIFPGILIVLFTVLYFWMKKKKENPEAEVA
- a CDS encoding SusC/RagA family TonB-linked outer membrane protein, which encodes MIKLKHAVIACLVMIGQFAYSQTSTISGVVSDDSGTPLPGATIIVAGTTNGTTTDFDGNYALSNVNSTDKLVISYIGMTTQTIVVGSQTSINVSLQEDAEALDEVVVVGYGTQSRAEVTGAIATVGSEELAALPVASADQALQGRAAGVTVLNTGSPGSAPVVRIRGLGTMNNNDPLYVIDGIIAGGLGDLNPNDIESINILKDASTTAIYGSLGSNGVVMVTTKKGNRSGKTIINLDAYTGVNYSNQRYDLLDTQQYLQYAQDAFGVTPTSPLSQSNSNTTDFQDALFRTGIMQKVDFALSGGGENNNFRFSAGYMDQEGAIIETGFERFSFRANSNFTVGKFNFGETMAVSFQTQNPERNLGTRSLLEHAIKAAPYLPIYNPNNLQGFQGPNSALDGQDAENPIRVQTLGEQINKSSSIIGSVFGEFEIIDGLKFKSQVGLDYRNSNTDIFVPSYNDDSEGATHSSTFATITKNSSIRKSITITNSLNYSFTLSDKHNFDLLVLAEKQETKNDLLNSNSENPITDDLNQVSNEKSFLQSQTFEYNRIGYLGRLNYNFDQKYIFAASIRRDASSRFGENNRWGTFPSVALGWNIAKESFLTDTAFNTLKLRGSWGITGNDRIGDYQYSSTLLSEFFYPFGDVLATGTTPGGLANADLKWEETTMKNIGLDFGLFDGKLTGAVEYFNNTSDDLLMSRPLAGSLGINSGSVTENVGSVETSGVEFSLGYNDYDGDFTWSANLNLGTSSNEVKSLGSNESLSGGTFESQNISRIEVGEPLFFFFGYETDGIYQTRAEVDANLTQTAVDGVFPVNPGDIRFVDQNGDGQINADDRVKIGNPYPDFTYGLNLNANYKQLDLNLFISGVSGVDVYNTNIYDLEGMPRLFNAGTNVLNRWTGPGTSNSVPAAGGNDQNFNSISDRFVEDGSYARLKNITLGYTLDNPALEEYFSKCRIYISGQNLITISDYSGLDPEIGNPLTNNGGNSQYELGIDRGNYPQPKSVLLGVQLSF
- a CDS encoding RagB/SusD family nutrient uptake outer membrane protein; this encodes MKKTKILVTVLATIGLVLSCNEDSLELTNPNELSPDTFFANQTQVQSAVNAVYSNLQTRGLYSRHMFFMMDNMSHENGGNNQLEADKRQYLDFSFDSSHGAIGAYWESCYRGINKANFVIENETKINEILPSQMSDDLKKKAIGEAKFLRALFHFFIVTRYGDAPLVTTLPPDDGTGPGKSPSSEIYAQIIKDLQEAIPTLKSKGDEENGRATKGAAQALLGKVYLFLEQYDDALTQFSALNGYSLEDNYFDNFMEETEHGEESIFEIEYNDDFGTSAQWNSDRSGQGPNEATFRGQEYGFNDWFNVFPSDDLLEEYEIGDIRFEQSFYVNGDTFGPDGSLTVDAFPSNGGGNAGWAKYNNYYKDANEDQTSGINFKYLRYADVLLMMAECESMRPGGDQDVAVGYINEVRERATLAPLATGLSQAEVFEALVHERKVELAGEQTRFNDIIRWGIASTELANTQFQAGKHELLPIPQPEIDANINISASDQNAGY